Proteins from one bacterium genomic window:
- a CDS encoding DAK2 domain-containing protein, translating into MSEAAGSTLDAAATVGLLRHLLAVVDERAEELNHLDSVAGDGDLGVTMKLGMKGALEALAATPDPTDVGSVLVTAGKAFGTEAPSTMGALLATALRSAGKTVLGRRAAGPAEAEAMLAASVAEIERRGGAKLGDKTLLDVLVPFQHALAARLAGGAAWREAFADALAAAKRGLDATATMTPRAGRSRWLAERSLGSVDAGGSAVYLLLEAAGSFLLAQ; encoded by the coding sequence ATGAGCGAGGCGGCCGGTTCGACGCTGGACGCAGCCGCAACCGTCGGGCTGCTGCGCCACCTGCTGGCCGTGGTCGACGAGCGCGCCGAGGAGCTCAACCACCTCGATTCCGTCGCCGGAGACGGCGATCTCGGGGTGACCATGAAGCTGGGCATGAAGGGGGCACTCGAGGCGCTGGCGGCGACTCCCGACCCCACTGACGTGGGCAGCGTCCTGGTCACCGCCGGCAAGGCGTTCGGCACCGAGGCTCCTTCCACCATGGGCGCCCTGCTCGCGACTGCCCTGCGTAGCGCCGGCAAGACAGTGCTCGGCCGCCGTGCGGCGGGGCCGGCGGAGGCCGAGGCGATGCTCGCGGCGTCGGTGGCGGAGATCGAGAGGAGGGGCGGAGCCAAGCTTGGCGACAAGACCCTGCTGGACGTCCTGGTCCCGTTCCAGCACGCCCTGGCGGCCCGGCTGGCCGGCGGTGCTGCCTGGCGCGAGGCCTTCGCGGACGCTCTGGCCGCCGCGAAGCGGGGCCTGGACGCCACCGCGACGATGACGCCGCGCGCCGGCCGCAGCCGGTGGCTGGCGGAGCGATCCCTGGGCTCCGTCGATGCCGGCGGCTCGGCCGTGTACCTCCTCCTGGAGGCCGCCGGCAGCTTCCTCCTGGCCCAGTAA